Proteins from a single region of Lachnospiraceae bacterium:
- a CDS encoding type II toxin-antitoxin system RelB/DinJ family antitoxin, with protein sequence MATKSANVLARVEPEIKEQAESIMSKLGLPASVVINALYKQIIMTESIPFSLSLPKKPATLDSMDTEKFNSIMKKGLAQAESNQSRPIADVFADLRREI encoded by the coding sequence ATGGCTACAAAAAGCGCAAATGTACTGGCTCGTGTTGAACCAGAAATAAAGGAACAAGCTGAATCTATCATGTCCAAACTTGGATTGCCCGCTTCGGTTGTTATCAATGCACTATATAAGCAGATCATTATGACTGAAAGTATTCCTTTTTCACTGTCGTTGCCGAAAAAACCTGCTACACTAGATTCTATGGATACAGAAAAATTTAACTCCATTATGAAAAAGGGATTGGCACAAGCTGAATCAAATCAGTCACGTCCTATTGCTGATGTTTTTGCGGATTTAAGACGGGAAATATAA
- a CDS encoding histidinol-phosphatase — protein sequence MILSNAHTHTQFCDAASSAEQMVQAAINLGFTSLGFSGHSYHKNTLDYGMSLAGTQQYIQEIHRLQHVYSDQLTIRLGLELDYYSSVDLSPYEYLIGSVHHYLDPQTSAFYSYDGSVDSFYETLEKGFHGDIFALARTYYAQVAELFTQKRPSIIGHFNLITKRNDTHHLIDEEDPAYLKLALESLRACAETGAITEVNTGAIARGYASQPYPNLTMLRFLREHQYPVMISSDCHDAAKLDAHFDLATALLQEAGYRSVMVLGRDSLFEEVGLCDLALSRSYKEEVHK from the coding sequence ATGATTTTATCTAATGCTCATACGCATACTCAGTTCTGTGATGCGGCCTCTTCCGCTGAGCAGATGGTGCAAGCCGCTATTAACCTCGGTTTTACTTCTCTCGGCTTTTCCGGTCATTCTTACCACAAGAATACCTTAGATTATGGTATGTCACTGGCAGGGACGCAGCAATACATACAGGAAATCCACCGGCTGCAGCATGTCTACAGCGATCAGCTTACCATTCGGCTCGGCCTGGAGCTTGATTATTATTCTTCGGTGGATCTGAGCCCTTATGAATACCTCATCGGCAGTGTTCATCATTATCTTGATCCCCAAACAAGCGCCTTCTACTCCTATGACGGCTCTGTGGATTCCTTTTATGAAACGCTTGAAAAAGGCTTTCACGGCGACATTTTTGCGCTTGCGCGCACCTATTATGCTCAGGTTGCCGAGCTATTCACGCAAAAGCGGCCTTCGATCATTGGGCACTTCAATCTCATTACCAAGCGAAATGATACGCATCATCTGATCGACGAGGAGGATCCGGCCTATCTGAAACTAGCGCTCGAATCTCTCCGCGCCTGCGCGGAAACCGGAGCGATTACTGAAGTAAATACCGGGGCAATTGCGCGCGGCTATGCCTCTCAGCCCTATCCAAATCTTACGATGCTGCGTTTTCTGAGGGAGCATCAATATCCTGTTATGATTAGCTCTGACTGTCATGATGCGGCTAAGCTGGATGCTCATTTTGATCTGGCGACTGCACTGCTGCAGGAGGCTGGCTATCGTTCTGTCATGGTTCTGGGGCGGGATTCTCTTTTTGAAGAGGTCGGTTTATGTGATTTGGCGCTATCGCGCTCATATAAAGAGGAGGTTCATAAATGA
- a CDS encoding abortive infection protein, whose amino-acid sequence MDSIWSKIEKVAEENNGFIKTSAVEAAGVSRPMLRKYMKNGRLEQIRKGLYICADDLADEFAMLQLQSTKAIFSYGTALYLWGLSDRIPHKFDVTIPQGTNISRLKRDNPNIRCHYVKREVYDMGISEVRSPQGAMVRLYDKERCICDLIRDKDKVDIQIYTQAIKEYFNTKPDKRKLLKYSRILGVEAKVRIYMEVL is encoded by the coding sequence ATGGATAGCATTTGGAGTAAAATCGAGAAAGTTGCAGAAGAAAATAATGGCTTTATAAAAACAAGTGCAGTTGAAGCTGCAGGAGTCAGCAGACCGATGCTTCGTAAATATATGAAGAATGGAAGACTGGAACAAATTCGTAAGGGGTTATATATTTGTGCAGACGATCTTGCCGATGAATTTGCTATGCTGCAACTACAGAGCACAAAGGCTATTTTTTCTTATGGAACAGCATTATATTTATGGGGATTGTCAGATCGTATACCACATAAATTCGATGTAACAATACCGCAGGGTACGAATATTAGCCGGCTTAAAAGAGACAATCCAAATATCCGATGTCATTATGTGAAACGAGAAGTATACGATATGGGAATAAGTGAGGTTCGGTCGCCTCAAGGTGCCATGGTACGCTTATATGATAAGGAACGTTGTATATGTGATTTGATTCGGGATAAAGATAAAGTGGACATTCAGATATACACACAGGCAATAAAAGAGTATTTTAATACAAAACCTGACAAGCGTAAGCTTTTGAAATACAGCAGGATTCTTGGGGTTGAAGCTAAAGTCAGAATCTATATGGAGGTATTATAA
- a CDS encoding nucleotidyl transferase AbiEii/AbiGii toxin family protein: MKTPEQLKGSIRSMAVKKNLRAQEILQMFLFERVLERLANSTYKNNFILKGGLLVSSMIGIGERTTMDMDTTVRGIQTEEDEIVKVVKEILDVEVGDGIVFEYQSIEPIREEDVYHNFRVHLRAKYGKIDSPMKIDVTTGDVITPAAIQYDFPMLFDEKTVPIMAYTLETVLAEKYETIIRRNIGTTRARDYYDLHTLFQSRKSEICLDVLKTAVLHTAEKRNSVQDIKEWQDIIKDIREDSQMYLLWDNYAFENKYIGALRFCVVLDTVEEIAKLLSF, encoded by the coding sequence ATGAAAACACCAGAGCAATTAAAAGGAAGCATACGTAGCATGGCGGTGAAGAAAAATCTTCGTGCTCAGGAAATTCTGCAGATGTTTCTTTTTGAACGAGTATTGGAACGTTTGGCAAACTCTACTTATAAAAATAATTTTATTCTGAAAGGTGGTTTGCTTGTTTCCTCTATGATTGGAATAGGAGAACGCACAACGATGGATATGGATACTACTGTGCGTGGTATTCAGACGGAGGAGGATGAAATCGTGAAAGTTGTCAAAGAGATTCTGGATGTAGAAGTTGGCGATGGTATTGTATTTGAATACCAAAGTATTGAGCCTATTCGTGAGGAGGATGTTTATCATAATTTTCGTGTACACCTGCGTGCAAAATATGGTAAAATTGATAGTCCGATGAAAATAGATGTTACAACTGGGGATGTAATTACCCCGGCAGCAATCCAATATGATTTTCCGATGTTATTTGATGAAAAGACAGTTCCCATTATGGCCTATACACTTGAAACGGTCCTTGCCGAAAAATATGAAACAATTATTCGCAGAAATATCGGTACAACAAGGGCCAGAGATTATTATGATCTTCACACTCTATTTCAGAGCCGTAAATCAGAAATTTGTCTGGATGTTTTGAAAACAGCCGTTTTACATACTGCCGAAAAGCGCAATTCGGTTCAAGATATCAAAGAATGGCAGGATATTATCAAAGATATCAGAGAAGATTCACAGATGTATTTGCTTTGGGATAACTACGCTTTTGAAAATAAGTATATTGGTGCGTTGAGATTTTGTGTTGTTCTTGATACCGTGGAAGAGATTGCAAAACTTCTGAGTTTTTAA
- a CDS encoding aminoglycoside phosphotransferase family protein: protein MNYEEIIRVFNIEGEIQSVEPFGSGHINDTLCATVVHNGQTQKYVLQKMNTEIFQDPQGLMNNIIKVTEYLKKIIKARGGDIARETLHFYPTKDGHLFYKDDQGRCWRLEDLVADTKSYDMAATPEMFMNTGIAFGQFMADLADFPAEELVEVIPDFHHTGKRFETFEKEVAANKAGRIETCREEVDFALARKELALSLVGQLAEGKLPLRVTHNDTKINNILMDETTDQPICIIDLDTIMPGACAYDFGDSIRFGASSAEEDEQDLSKVYMRLDLFEAFTKGYMQAVGKTLTPEEAKSLAIGAAVITFETGIRFLGDYLNGDTYFKVHRPGQNLDRARTQFKLVADMEEKMEEMQAIVDRYYQLAQQ from the coding sequence ATGAATTACGAGGAAATTATTCGGGTATTTAATATTGAAGGAGAGATTCAATCGGTAGAACCCTTTGGTTCAGGACATATTAACGATACCCTGTGTGCTACGGTTGTTCATAACGGACAGACGCAAAAATATGTTCTGCAGAAGATGAATACAGAGATCTTTCAGGATCCGCAGGGCCTGATGAACAATATCATTAAGGTGACGGAATACCTGAAAAAAATCATTAAGGCGCGGGGCGGCGATATCGCTAGGGAAACCCTGCATTTTTATCCTACCAAAGACGGACATCTGTTTTATAAGGATGATCAGGGGCGCTGCTGGCGCCTGGAGGATCTGGTAGCCGATACCAAATCCTATGATATGGCGGCTACACCGGAAATGTTTATGAATACCGGAATCGCGTTTGGGCAATTTATGGCGGATCTGGCGGACTTCCCAGCGGAGGAGCTGGTGGAGGTGATTCCTGATTTTCATCACACAGGAAAACGCTTTGAGACCTTTGAAAAAGAAGTAGCAGCTAATAAAGCAGGACGCATTGAAACCTGCCGTGAAGAAGTGGATTTTGCACTTGCCCGCAAGGAGCTTGCGCTGTCGCTGGTTGGGCAGCTGGCAGAAGGAAAGCTTCCGCTGCGCGTTACACATAATGATACGAAGATCAATAACATTTTGATGGATGAAACAACCGATCAGCCGATTTGTATTATTGATTTAGATACGATTATGCCCGGTGCCTGTGCCTATGATTTTGGAGACAGCATTCGCTTCGGCGCTTCTAGTGCCGAGGAGGATGAACAGGATCTGTCAAAGGTATATATGAGGCTGGATCTGTTCGAGGCCTTTACAAAAGGCTATATGCAGGCAGTGGGAAAGACTTTGACTCCAGAAGAGGCAAAAAGTCTGGCGATCGGCGCTGCTGTGATTACATTTGAAACGGGTATTCGTTTCTTAGGCGACTATCTGAATGGCGATACATATTTTAAGGTGCATCGGCCAGGTCAGAATTTGGATAGAGCGCGTACACAGTTTAAACTGGTAGCCGATATGGAGGAAAAAATGGAGGAGATGCAGGCCATTGTTGACCGCTATTATCAGCTGGCTCAGCAGTGA
- a CDS encoding DUF1540 domain-containing protein, whose protein sequence is MHVSKTNCDSTTNRAIGCTVDECKYHCGDAQYCTLQQIQVGKCEPCANTCECTECASFEKKN, encoded by the coding sequence ATGCATGTATCTAAAACAAATTGTGATTCTACTACTAACCGCGCTATCGGCTGCACGGTAGATGAGTGCAAATACCATTGCGGCGATGCCCAGTACTGCACCCTGCAGCAGATTCAGGTCGGCAAATGCGAGCCCTGCGCTAATACCTGCGAGTGCACAGAATGCGCTAGCTTCGAAAAGAAGAACTGA
- a CDS encoding CCA tRNA nucleotidyltransferase yields MQIDSGAEWIVNRLEQAGYEAYVVGGCVRDALMGMQPKDWDITTSARPEKVKAIFPKTFDTGIEHGTVSVLYDHTVYEVTTYRIDGDYSDHRRPDHVLYTSLLYEDLARRDFTINAMAYHPQRGLVDYFSGQQDLKEKRIQCVGEAEQRFEEDALRMLRAVRFSARLAFSIEDATLRAIRKKAPSLAHVSRERVADEVTQILLCQHPEGLSRIVDTGLAPWISQELGQGEQLDFLAPARVKGQKALRFAALLHRFGAERAARILQELKLDNATKRDVVHLLTFIGAALPQNRRDMRFFLHELGADYFDALCELKRAAGQNGEQELLAAYALYETEKAACLTLAQLAVSGRDLMEAGAVSGRALGAQLQQLLNLVLENPEMNERESLMQYFRENC; encoded by the coding sequence ATGCAGATTGACAGCGGAGCCGAATGGATTGTAAACCGGCTTGAACAGGCAGGCTACGAGGCCTATGTAGTAGGCGGCTGTGTGCGCGATGCGCTGATGGGCATGCAGCCAAAGGATTGGGATATTACCACATCAGCCAGGCCGGAGAAAGTCAAAGCCATTTTTCCTAAAACCTTCGATACAGGCATCGAGCATGGGACAGTTTCCGTGCTGTATGATCACACAGTCTATGAAGTCACTACCTATCGGATAGACGGCGATTACAGCGATCACCGCCGGCCCGACCATGTTCTGTACACCTCTTTGTTATATGAAGATCTGGCCCGCCGTGATTTTACCATCAATGCGATGGCCTATCATCCGCAGCGGGGGCTGGTCGACTACTTCAGCGGACAGCAGGATTTAAAAGAAAAGCGGATCCAATGCGTGGGAGAGGCCGAGCAGCGCTTTGAAGAGGATGCGCTGCGAATGCTGCGGGCGGTCCGTTTCTCAGCTAGGCTTGCCTTCAGCATCGAAGACGCAACACTGCGGGCCATCCGCAAAAAGGCGCCCAGCCTTGCTCATGTCAGCCGTGAGCGAGTGGCCGATGAGGTGACGCAGATTTTGCTGTGTCAGCATCCGGAAGGCCTGAGCCGCATCGTCGACACCGGCCTTGCGCCCTGGATCTCGCAGGAGCTTGGACAGGGCGAGCAACTGGATTTTTTGGCGCCTGCGCGCGTAAAAGGGCAAAAAGCACTTCGGTTTGCTGCCTTGCTACACCGCTTTGGAGCGGAGAGGGCAGCGCGGATACTGCAGGAGCTGAAGCTGGATAATGCAACCAAGCGGGATGTCGTGCATCTGCTGACCTTTATCGGGGCGGCGCTGCCGCAAAATAGACGAGACATGCGCTTTTTTTTGCATGAGCTGGGGGCGGATTATTTTGATGCCTTGTGCGAGCTAAAGCGGGCGGCCGGACAGAACGGGGAGCAGGAGCTTTTAGCAGCGTATGCCTTGTATGAAACGGAGAAGGCGGCCTGTTTGACGCTGGCACAGCTGGCAGTGAGCGGTCGGGATCTGATGGAGGCTGGTGCGGTGAGCGGCCGGGCGCTGGGCGCTCAGCTGCAGCAGCTGCTGAATTTGGTGCTGGAAAACCCGGAGATGAATGAGAGAGAGAGTCTTATGCAGTATTTTCGTGAGAACTGTTAG
- a CDS encoding CotS family spore coat protein — MREFSPALLEPFGLRSKRITRAYGAFICDTNQGVVLVKEAAQPEEVLWAAHGAKEYLCRQGFGWTDRYIVGRDGFPWAAAGGEIYTVRSWLRAEEADLTDKACVIQMAAMLGRMHRLSVRYEPVQGAQMVNRCYEWPQKVYKNCRKLKSYGKILRKNGHYTEFDLMVLSCLPQQVEEAEQAQEFFMGPKYVRLAERSDEQHAFGHGQYTDHTVLLGKNRTMITDFEKISYMIPATDLVMLLEKVLRKNHWSVEFGMEMLEAYDRWCPMGEEERQFVYAGLIYPSRLCELCTKAYHTKRSWIPIAYKQKLEEFLAQQEKRKDFLHQLRSVLR; from the coding sequence ATGAGAGAGTTTTCGCCGGCTCTGCTAGAACCCTTTGGGCTGCGCAGTAAACGCATCACCAGGGCCTACGGAGCTTTTATTTGTGATACAAATCAGGGAGTCGTGCTAGTGAAGGAAGCAGCGCAGCCGGAGGAGGTGCTGTGGGCAGCGCATGGCGCTAAGGAATATTTGTGCAGACAGGGATTTGGATGGACGGACCGCTATATAGTCGGCAGAGACGGATTTCCTTGGGCAGCTGCCGGCGGCGAGATATATACGGTGCGCAGCTGGCTGAGAGCGGAGGAAGCAGACCTGACGGATAAGGCTTGTGTCATTCAGATGGCGGCTATGCTGGGCCGGATGCATCGGCTTTCGGTGAGATATGAGCCGGTGCAGGGAGCGCAGATGGTGAACCGTTGTTATGAATGGCCGCAGAAGGTTTATAAAAACTGCCGTAAGCTGAAAAGCTACGGCAAAATTTTGCGCAAGAATGGGCATTATACAGAGTTTGACCTGATGGTGCTGTCCTGCCTGCCGCAGCAGGTGGAGGAGGCAGAGCAGGCACAGGAGTTTTTTATGGGACCGAAGTATGTGAGGCTAGCAGAGCGATCAGATGAGCAGCATGCTTTTGGTCACGGACAGTATACGGATCATACGGTGCTGCTGGGTAAAAATCGTACGATGATTACGGATTTTGAAAAAATTTCCTATATGATTCCGGCCACGGATCTGGTGATGCTGCTGGAAAAAGTACTGCGAAAAAATCATTGGTCAGTTGAGTTTGGCATGGAGATGCTGGAAGCATACGACAGGTGGTGCCCGATGGGAGAAGAGGAGCGGCAGTTTGTTTACGCCGGGCTGATCTATCCCAGCAGGCTGTGTGAGCTGTGCACCAAGGCTTATCATACGAAGAGAAGCTGGATTCCCATTGCCTATAAGCAAAAGCTGGAGGAGTTTTTAGCGCAGCAGGAAAAGAGAAAAGATTTCCTGCACCAGCTGCGGAGTGTATTGCGATAA
- a CDS encoding PEGA domain-containing protein encodes MKDEKDKKNEQFEEWSFEDVFAASENQKPSNKEAAGAKRKEERSEAPADRKIKADQAQTPPAVPEEDSPELQEFSDTKKHSLNRLKPEIKLTSVEESIRVDNRYEAEEEEAEELYGDEDAYGDEDAYEYDEEAYDDGYEYDDEDAYDEDGYAYDDEYEYEDEAYEDGDYEYDEETYEDDEYAYDDEYDYEESEETSDIPNVRKTDTDGKNKKPLIIGGISIGVVLLLIMVVVLLFRGLGSEGQNSDQSTGYDLQQLTGVVTGLDKNNETILIYNAESKQEQGFTLKDAGQNVMSIGSVNVGDVVQVQYNKANGNKVEALSRASAAQQLKDVKNAVPTQNTVTINGNRYSIDDKLVCLYGGQPFDVKKISGNTTYDATVVGEHIYTIYVTYAIGTLVLQNLEEYAGGMMTLQPAVGEKIEKLITPNMEPIELQEGSVEIQIKMDDEVVYTGKIFISAGKENTLKLTNMEDKKGKVVFVSNASTRAVVEIDGKEYAENDEIELEYGDYTAHVSAPGYDPVDQNFTVSQPYQQVNIEFRENTTQVTVSTNLWGVSLYVDGVYQGELEDSSITCRLSPGTYTITCTRTGYHDKSTTITITEGMEDQFLYFSGFVPIENNEPSTSQPEPPAESSETGESSDEPSSAGEEDSDNTDNSTPEDGE; translated from the coding sequence ATGAAGGACGAAAAGGATAAAAAGAACGAGCAGTTTGAAGAATGGAGCTTTGAAGATGTGTTTGCAGCCTCTGAGAATCAGAAGCCATCAAATAAAGAAGCAGCAGGAGCAAAGAGAAAAGAAGAACGATCGGAAGCTCCGGCAGATAGGAAAATAAAAGCAGATCAGGCGCAGACGCCGCCTGCAGTGCCGGAAGAGGATTCTCCTGAGCTGCAGGAATTTTCTGATACCAAAAAACATAGTCTGAATCGTTTAAAGCCGGAAATTAAATTGACATCGGTTGAGGAGAGTATCCGCGTGGATAACCGGTATGAAGCAGAGGAAGAAGAGGCTGAGGAGCTATATGGAGATGAAGATGCCTATGGCGACGAGGATGCCTATGAGTATGACGAGGAAGCATACGATGACGGATATGAATATGATGATGAAGATGCCTATGATGAAGACGGGTATGCTTACGACGACGAGTATGAGTATGAAGACGAGGCTTATGAAGACGGTGACTATGAATATGACGAAGAAACCTATGAGGACGACGAATACGCTTACGACGATGAATACGATTATGAAGAAAGTGAAGAGACCTCAGATATTCCTAATGTAAGAAAAACCGATACCGATGGAAAAAATAAAAAGCCGCTGATTATCGGAGGAATCTCCATTGGCGTAGTGCTTTTACTGATTATGGTGGTTGTACTGCTGTTTAGGGGCCTGGGAAGCGAGGGGCAAAACAGCGATCAGAGTACAGGCTATGATTTGCAGCAGCTGACAGGCGTGGTAACAGGTCTTGATAAAAACAACGAGACCATTTTGATTTATAATGCGGAAAGTAAGCAGGAGCAGGGCTTTACATTAAAAGACGCAGGCCAAAACGTGATGTCCATTGGCAGCGTCAATGTCGGCGATGTGGTACAGGTGCAGTACAACAAAGCCAATGGAAATAAAGTAGAGGCACTAAGCCGAGCCAGTGCGGCGCAGCAACTGAAGGATGTTAAGAATGCAGTGCCCACGCAGAATACAGTTACCATTAATGGAAACCGGTATTCCATAGATGACAAACTGGTTTGCCTGTATGGAGGCCAGCCCTTTGATGTGAAAAAGATCAGTGGGAATACAACTTATGATGCTACGGTGGTAGGAGAGCATATTTATACGATTTACGTTACGTATGCAATCGGCACATTGGTGTTGCAGAACCTGGAAGAATATGCAGGCGGCATGATGACACTGCAGCCAGCCGTTGGAGAAAAGATTGAAAAGCTGATTACGCCCAATATGGAGCCAATTGAGCTTCAGGAAGGATCTGTAGAAATTCAGATTAAAATGGACGATGAGGTTGTTTATACCGGTAAGATTTTCATCAGTGCCGGCAAAGAAAATACGCTGAAGCTGACCAATATGGAGGATAAAAAAGGAAAAGTTGTATTTGTATCCAATGCCAGCACAAGGGCGGTTGTGGAAATAGACGGCAAGGAATATGCGGAAAATGATGAGATTGAGCTTGAATACGGCGACTATACGGCGCATGTTTCAGCACCCGGATATGACCCTGTGGATCAGAACTTCACAGTGAGCCAGCCCTATCAGCAGGTCAATATAGAATTCAGAGAAAATACAACGCAGGTCACAGTATCCACCAATTTGTGGGGCGTTTCATTGTACGTAGACGGCGTCTATCAGGGAGAGCTGGAGGACAGCAGCATTACCTGCCGTCTATCGCCCGGAACCTATACCATCACCTGTACACGCACAGGTTATCATGATAAATCAACTACGATTACCATTACAGAAGGAATGGAAGATCAGTTCCTGTATTTCAGCGGTTTTGTTCCGATTGAAAATAATGAGCCAAGTACCAGCCAGCCAGAGCCGCCCGCTGAATCCAGCGAAACGGGGGAAAGCAGTGATGAACCAAGTTCTGCTGGAGAAGAAGATTCAGATAACACTGATAACAGTACGCCAGAAGATGGAGAGTAA